The region TGTATTTTTCAGtctagaatagctaatcaaaattcattttatttagtttagctaatgagtttCAAAATACACTATGCATCctattatctattcttaactctatattattttttattataatatttttttcaacgtGGGTTCAGTTtgataactccactactttacacactttcccTTAGATCTCCGCTATAAAGGAAGAAATAAAAAGGAGGAATGTGGAGTGgtggaaggaaaaaagaaacaaacaaagcgAAAAATGTGgatataaagaataaaaaaaaaatagataaggaATAATATAACTTTACAcactatttatggaattaagaaaaattaagtATAGAGTTGAAATACATAAGTTGATAGAgtctttttaacacttttgttatctattctaacttaaagttgcaaataaataatttatcgATAGACTATAGTGCTATGGTTCATTGATGGGTTCTTTAGATAGAAGCATGGCTCTTCCTTTCACTTCCAGACACGGCAAAAAAAAAGTCTTGCTTCCGACAGACTCGAAAGGGCTTTGTCGTTTTTTTGACTTCACTTCACTTGATAAACATCCACTTTTTCTTCTAACGAGTTCCAAGCAAACCAAAGTAAAACCGAAAAGGTCGTTTTCAGTCTGACTTTGCTATCCGGTCTCAGCCAATCACGTCGCTCACCTCGGTGCGGGTGACCCTGTGCGACACCCACGTCCCCCAGAATCCTAATCTTAGGAGATTCGCATTTCCCTGTTCTATTGGCATATAGCCATCATATACATGGAAGTTTGGTGTTCTAGAAACCCAATCTAGaagcaaaagataaaagaaagaaagaaaagctctcTCTGTGTCTCACTCGGATCAGAGTCCAGGTACGAGAGCTCAATTTGAAGTTATCAAAATCTTTTTGAAAACATGTATAAATATTCAGATCGTTTGTGAATGAAATTGTTCTATGACTTCCTATCATAACTGACTCTCCATCGGAGTTTCGTTTACGGTCGTTAATTTGGGAATTAGGGTTCATGTCGATTTTATGGTTTGGCATGATCTTTTAAGCTCTATTagattccaataccttttgtttttgtttttttattttttttgtcttattttggGAAGTTTTCTGATGTTTGTGGGCTTGATATTGATAACGTTTGAACCATAGTCAATGAGGCTGTGAAAAAGTGTAGTATGAAGTGCTCAATGAACTGATGTTATCTTATGAACACTTTTGTgctcaatttttcttttttttgacttGCGAATTGGTAATATAAGTGAATTATAATGGATGAGCTGTGAGTAGAACACATTTTCTTTAGCTCGTCGGGGGGGTGTTGAGTTGTTGAAAAGACAGATATTGCAGCTTCTCAAGATGGGAATTCaaattttctttgtaatttCCTCCCCACTTCTGGCTGTTGCCTTTTGTTGAACTTAAAAATTCGATATTGTCATGGCAACGATTGAAAATATCTGATATGGTTTTATTCAATTGAACAGATGGGTGCATTGCCCAGATTGTTAGGTTACCACATAATGGATCTGTTCGCTGCCAAGGGAACTGATACTTGTTGTCTGCATTTCTGTCAAAGCATTAACGTAAGAAGAGTAATTTTGTCTTTAAGCTTTGataatttaattagtatttGACCGGATCTGCTTAGTTTAGTTGAGCATCTAGACCAGCTGAATATTGCTTTAGCAGTTGTAGCCTTACAGACACTTATTACGAACATCGAACTATCGCTCTATTCAAAGTTTAGTGGCCTGATGTTTCATAGGGATGAGCTACATGGTGGTTTCTTGTGAGGATTATCCCACCAGCTGGCCCGTAACAATAAGTTTGTTTATTAGTTCTGCTGATAACTTGAGATGTTCTCTCAGAATTGGTTTACACATTCATTTTTTTGCCATTTAGTCATGAATGCTATAACATGCTTTGTCCTCCCCACCCTTCCTTTTTCAAGCATGGATATGaactgtttttgttttgagatagacatgtttcttctttttatttatttccccTGATATGCTTTTTATTCCTCATATTTTAGGAGCATCTCAAGTAACCTTGGGGCCATTATTGCTGCTGTCTTTGGGAGGGAGGTTTTTGAACAGTTACTGATAATATGGAAGTTTTCAGGCCGCTAGGATCTcttaagaataaattaaagcatCGCCCTTTGACTCCACTTAGGGTTTTAAGGGGTGTCATATGTCTAGTGGTGTTTCTTTCCACTGCCTTCATGTTTTTAGTGTATTTTGCACCCACGGCTGCTGGCATGTTACGGCTTGTCAACATACATTACAGTAGGAAAGTGTCATGCTTCCTCTTTGGCCTGTGGCTTGCTCTGTGGCCATttctatttgaaaaaataaacggGACCAAAGTGGTTTTTGCTGGAGATATGGTTCCAGCAAAGGAGCGTGTTTTGCTTATTTCCAACCACAGAACTGAGGTTGACTGGATGTACTTGTGGAATCTTGCATTGCGGAAGGGTTGTCTGGGCTACATCAAATATATCCTTAAGAGCAGCTTGATGAAATTGCCTCTCTTAGGTTGGGGATTTCACATATTGGAGTTCATTGCCGTGGAAAGGAAGTGGGAAATTGATGAACCTATTTTGCACCATACGCTTTCAACATTTACGAACCGTCAGGATCCATTGTGGCTTGCTGTTTTTCCCGAAGGAACTGATTTTACGTACTACCTCTTTATCACCTTTTATATTCTATTAAATTCCATGTGCACGCATCTTCTCTTATAGAAAAAGAATGATATAATTTTGAGTTCAGTATGGATAATCTTAAGTTACCTTATCTTGGCTGGCAATTACAGATCTTAAATGTATGTTAAGCAATGCATGGGGTCCTTTTGTACGTCCTATCTGTCTTTCTTTAATTACTGTCTACATCTTGTTTTGTGAAATTATACTTGCAACACTTATGTTTGCTCCATTTAGACATTAAccttttgtttgctttcttaTATAGTGAAGAGAAATGCAAGAAAAGTCAGAAATTTGCAGCTGAAGCTGGACTTCCTATTCTGGCTAATGTCCTACTCCCCAAAACTAAGGGCTTTTCTTTTTGCTTGGAAGCTCTACGGGAATCCTTGGATGCAGGTTCTTTCACAAAATTATACTCCTGTCTTCCATTCTGTGAAATTTCTCTGCTTTCAAGGCATTTGCATTGGCACTTTTTGTAGATTAATTGCATTTATCTGgtagatatgaaaattgtgtgtaGTTACACTGTAAGATGCACCTTTGGTGACGCCAACTCTCTGCCTAGTGGTGGTGCTATCCAGTCCTTGTCTgttttatgtaataattgtgGTTCCTGATTCCTTTCGCATTACCATTGGAAACAGTATTTTGTAACTCACAAAAGAATGACTCTGCTTGCAGTAGAATCTGTGGAAAACATCTTGATAATTGAAACTGGGGGTGGTTAACTCATTTGAAATGTTTTCCTGACTGGTCAAAACATGTCTTCCAATAGCTCTTTGTTTATGACATCATTGTCATGAATGGATCAGTTGTTTAGAATTGTCTTCTCATATACCGTTTTCGGAACTTAATAAACCTTCATATTCTTTATAAACTGCAGTTTATGATGTGAGCATCGCATACAAGCATCAATGCCCTTCCTTTATGGATAATGTGTTTGGTGTGGATCCTTCAGAAGTTCATATTCATGTTCGGCGTATCTCTGTTGATGAGATTCCAGCATCTGATAGTGAGGCTGCTGATTGGTTAATGAATGCCTTCCAGCTTAAGGACCAGTTGCTCTCATATTTTATGGCTCAGGGCCATTTCCCTAACCAAGGAACAGAAGAAGAACTTTCTACATTGAAATGCTCGGTAAATTTTATGGTTGTAATGTGTTTGACTGCCATATTTGCTTATCTTACCTTCTTTTCATCCATTTGGTTCAAAATATATGTAGGTTTAGCATGTGTATATCTTGCTTCCGCTacttatttcaaatttcaaccGTGGCCAGTTTTAGGCTTTGTTAAAGCAATTTTTTATTGCAAGAGTCACAAAAGTGAATAGTACTTTCTGAATGATAAATCTAAAGCTTAAGCGCTTATTTGTACTGATTGCTGAGTGTTCAATATAAATTGTCCTGCTGACATTTGTTTTGGAATCTACATTGGTTTGGGTAAAAAGCACGCTGAAAGAAAGCATTTGCTGCCTGGACTTTTCGAAAATGCAATTTGCtactaaaattattattattcagtGTAAATGCCAATTCCTTTTATCAAGAATGCCATCATGTTATGCCAAGTAGCTGAGGCATGACACAGTGCTTAGGGCTTTATCTAGAAATTCAGGTAAATTTTCTGTTACTCTAGGGTTCTGCCCTGTATTTACTAGTACATATGGTCAAAGGTTGtggcataaatatatatatatatattcaagcaGTCACAGCTGCCTTTTGGATAGAGTTTAAACTTGGGTTCATTTATGCCAGACAACTTCAAAAAGAGTGCACTATGTCAACTAGTGTAGGCCTCAATCCCACCACCACATGTTGTTGAAGTCGTAAATGTTTTTTGAAATGATATACGGCCAACTAGAATTTGCATCATATGTCCTTCTAAAATTTGGCAAATTGTTGATGAACTTGCAACCTGGCAAGCAGGTGCTGAGTTAGAGTTGAAGAATGTGGATTCTAAGATTTGCCACCTGTAACACCCCCCTCTTCCCCTCAGCCAACCCCTTTctcaatcaagaaaaatgaaaaacaaccTCTAGAGAACTCTGATAAGGATGTTGTGTTAGTGAGCATGCACacatatttgttgaaattcTCTCGATCTTCATGCCTCTGTCCCTATGACTGAATTACACTGGATATTTCTGTAAAACATCGTGCCTTACCTCCTTTTACTTCTGATGTCTCAAATCTCCTGTTAAAATCAAGGttttcagtatatatatatatatatatatatatatatatatatatatataaagatctCGTTACCTGGCCAATAAAGAAACTCTGTATACTGGGTAGAAGGGTATCTCGGATTCTCGGGACATAATTGTAAAAAGCTAAAAAGTATCTGAAGTTTATATTGCAGGAGGTTACAATGCAGTGAAAAAGATATGGCATAGTAGCAGGTATTAGAGAAAGCTGCAAAGTTGTGAAGAGATATGTTAGCAATTTGGGTTGCTTTcagtatatatttcaaaatttattagGGCAAGTGGGTCTATATGGCTTCTTTCACAATGTGCGTGATTTGGACAGAAATTTACTGGAGATCTCATAGGCACCCACCTGGTATGCCATTTCTTAAATGCTTGACGACCATAATACGATGGCCGCGTCCCATCAAACGATGCTAGTGTGTTTGATCTTGACAGAAAGATGTGGACCTAACTGtccatttctttttccaattaaGTAGTTAAGGCCCAATGTGGTGGGCCAAAACAAGTTgttgggggaggggggtggtCGTAAGTGGCTCAAAATGAGCCACGTCATCCTAATGCATGAAGGAGAGGAGAAAAAAGCAGAAGTTAAGGCTTAAAGTACTTAAGGTGGCCGAACCTACGCAAAACAAGCATTTAGGGGTGAGGACAACCCTAACATATTTTGGTGGTGGTAACTTGCTAGGAACCTCAAAATAAGTTGAAGGTGATCGGACCACCCTTCACCTTGAGTAGGTGGTCAGTTACCTACAAGATAGCTCTCAGCTAAGATTGAGGGACACCTTTCGTTTTTCTTTCTTATGTGGCTGACGTGGTTGATTTCCGGTCATTCATTATAAATGAATGACTGAGATTGAGTGAATTGTAGGCTCGGCCCATACAATTCCTAAGAATTACATAGAATCTCAATTGCATCACTTTCATCCAGGGCTGAGCATGGGCCGGGGGGAGGAGGGGGGGCACGGGGATgccccttttttggccccgcacCCCGCTAAAATCCCCTTGCATCCGTGCGGGGCGGATGGGCACGGGGTGGGGATGCACGGGGCGAACAcctaaataaagaaaaaaatctaagaaCCTATCTCCATAAACAAAGAAACACAATCAAACGTACAAAAGATAAACATACAAACTCATATAccaaaacaattctcaaaaacaaaatcctaataGCAAATGAATGaggaaaaaagaggaagaagcaaACCGGGATATTGGCATCGAGTCCATCGACGAAGCAGGGTCTCCAAGAAAAAGAGGCAAGTGGGGTCATCGTCAACTATGATCACACGCATTCCAATGGGAAACTGATCTCTGGGTTAGTCCATTACAGGCTCAACGATCATTCTATGAAGATCGGCGCAAGGGGAGGGGTCGGTTGTGATTCTGTgaaggaggaagaagagaagaagaagaagaatctagaagaaaaatatatatatatatatatatatatatatatatatatatatatatatatgagagagagggggggggggggggggctgtgATTTCGTGAATAAGAAGAATGGCTACAgtgcaggaagaagaagaatttggaagaaaaagaaaatatatgagggaagggggggggggggggggggggcggcgCTCTAACACTAaaaattatggtttttttttttttaatttacacgGGGAGGGGCGGGGAtccggggaaaaaaaaaaagataaaacccGCGCCCTGCCCTGTCTTGCACGAGTTGGTTAAAATCCAATCCGTAGTCCCGTACCCGTAAAAAATCGCTAAAAACTGCGTTTTTAGGGACCGAGGGGTGCGGGTTGGGGCGGATTCACgggtttttgctcacccctactctcatcaacattttttatttttatttttgttaaaaaaaccaaaaagaaaaggaaagagaaagaggatGTGGTTGGTTGTCATGAAAATGACGTGGGTCAATTAGTTTTGATGGGGCTAGCTTGGCCAAGTTTCTTTGCGTGTGTTAGCTACGTTTCTTTTTGTTATGACTTCATTATTGATTTTCAACTGGATAGGTAATAAGCTGCGATTTCATGACTGTTTTTAGTCTAATTTTTACTTTCATGACAATGAAacaagatttctttcttttctctaaaGGAACATCGATCAATCTGTGTCCATGCTTAATTACTTAATGTTGGGTTGGTTGCACAGAGCTTCAGCCTTCAGCCCATCCATCTTCTTCCGACTACCTCTCTactgtcatatatatatatacaaatttgATTGTTTCTCTTCATCCCTTCCCTTGAgcgtaaaataaaaataaaataaaatagtaaactaAACTAGCATGCCCAAATTTTTAGAGAGTAGGGGGAAGCACGTGGGCTTTAACTGCCCGACTACGTGTGACTGTGAGTGGGAGGTTAAGCTGACGTTTGCCACGTTGGAGTTTTGAAGACTGGCTCCAAGTCCTCTTCTTCTGTTATCCATGGAAATAGCCATTGGTTTACAAGTacctttatataaaaaataaaaaaattatgctcacaaaaagaaaaggctaaCTTGGTAAAATGGAAGAAAATGCAAGGGTGAAGCAAGTCACTGAACTATAAATACGAAGCTCTTCCCATAATAACGTGCACGACCGCATTCTCAactccttctcttcttcctcataaACACCAATGGCGATAAGCCCGAAGCTTTTTCCCCTTCTTCTCCTGTTCTCATTAGGTAAAATCCCTTCCAATCTATGCAAAAGTTTTAACTTTTAGCTAATCACTtgggttttttgtttcttcgtttttatgtgaaaaaaaatttacttatatataGTTCATATTGTAGGCTCTGTAGCTTCAGCAACTGTGTTTTCCATCAACAATCAATGCACCTACACAGTTTGGCCTGGTATTCTCTCCGGAAACGGGCCGACCCTCGGGGGTGGTGGGTTCTCCTTGAATTCGGGGCAATCGGTCAAGCTCACGGCCCAACCTGGATGGTCGGGGCGTTTATGGGCCAGAACCGGGTGCAACTTCGACCCATCAGGCTATGGCACGTGCGTTACTGGCGACTGTGGCGGCTCGCTCAACTGCACTCTCGGCGGCGCAATGCCAGCCACGCTAGCCGAGTTCACAATCGCCTCCGGTCCCACCAACATGGACTTCTATGATGTGAGCCTGGTGGACGGGTACAACGTCGGAATGGGCGTTAAGGCTACTAGCGGAACCGGT is a window of Alnus glutinosa chromosome 4, dhAlnGlut1.1, whole genome shotgun sequence DNA encoding:
- the LOC133867468 gene encoding probable 1-acyl-sn-glycerol-3-phosphate acyltransferase 4; the encoded protein is MEVFRPLGSLKNKLKHRPLTPLRVLRGVICLVVFLSTAFMFLVYFAPTAAGMLRLVNIHYSRKVSCFLFGLWLALWPFLFEKINGTKVVFAGDMVPAKERVLLISNHRTEVDWMYLWNLALRKGCLGYIKYILKSSLMKLPLLGWGFHILEFIAVERKWEIDEPILHHTLSTFTNRQDPLWLAVFPEGTDFTEEKCKKSQKFAAEAGLPILANVLLPKTKGFSFCLEALRESLDAVYDVSIAYKHQCPSFMDNVFGVDPSEVHIHVRRISVDEIPASDSEAADWLMNAFQLKDQLLSYFMAQGHFPNQGTEEELSTLKCSVNFMVVMCLTAIFAYLTFFSSIWFKIYVGLACVYLASATYFKFQPWPVLGFVKAIFYCKSHKSE
- the LOC133867470 gene encoding pathogenesis-related thaumatin-like protein 3.5 isoform X2 — encoded protein: MLVHIVGSVASATVFSINNQCTYTVWPGILSGNGPTLGGGGFSLNSGQSVKLTAQPGWSGRLWARTGCNFDPSGYGTCVTGDCGGSLNCTLGGAMPATLAEFTIASGPTNMDFYDVSLVDGYNVGMGVKATSGTGDCQYAGCVADLNRDCPKEMQVTDSRSVVACKSACAAFNTDEFCCTGDHSTPQTCSPTQYSALFKNACPTAYSYAYDDASSTCTCSGSDYLITFCPTGRDD
- the LOC133867470 gene encoding pathogenesis-related thaumatin-like protein 3.5 isoform X3 — encoded protein: MLGSVASATVFSINNQCTYTVWPGILSGNGPTLGGGGFSLNSGQSVKLTAQPGWSGRLWARTGCNFDPSGYGTCVTGDCGGSLNCTLGGAMPATLAEFTIASGPTNMDFYDVSLVDGYNVGMGVKATSGTGDCQYAGCVADLNRDCPKEMQVTDSRSVVACKSACAAFNTDEFCCTGDHSTPQTCSPTQYSALFKNACPTAYSYAYDDASSTCTCSGSDYLITFCPTGRDD
- the LOC133867470 gene encoding pathogenesis-related thaumatin-like protein 3.5 isoform X1 produces the protein MAISPKLFPLLLLFSLGSVASATVFSINNQCTYTVWPGILSGNGPTLGGGGFSLNSGQSVKLTAQPGWSGRLWARTGCNFDPSGYGTCVTGDCGGSLNCTLGGAMPATLAEFTIASGPTNMDFYDVSLVDGYNVGMGVKATSGTGDCQYAGCVADLNRDCPKEMQVTDSRSVVACKSACAAFNTDEFCCTGDHSTPQTCSPTQYSALFKNACPTAYSYAYDDASSTCTCSGSDYLITFCPTGRDD